Genomic segment of Phycisphaerales bacterium:
TCGATGGCGGCGGAGGCACCTCATGCGCGTGGCGATCGGCCGATGCAGCATGATCTGCCGAATTCGTTTGCGGGCCGGGAGATCTTCGCTCTGGTCGAGGTGGCCGACGTTCATCGCCGGGCGCGCTGCGAAGGGTCATTCCGGGCATTCTGTGAAACCTACTTTCCGCAAACGTTCAGCCTGCCGTGGTCGGAAGACCATCTCAAAGTCATCGAAAAGATCGAGAAGGCGGTCCTGGAGGGAGGACTCTTCGCAATGGCGATGCCGCGCGGCAGCGGCAAAACGACCCTCTGCGAGATCGCCTGCCTGTGGGCCATTCTCATCGGGGCCCGCGAGTTCGTCGCGCTCATCGGCGCCGACGAAGAGCATGCCGCCAACATGCTCGACTCGATCAAGGCGGAACTCGAAAACAACGAACTCCTGCTGACCGACTTCCCCGAGGTGCTCTTCCCGATCCACAGCCTTGAAGGCATCCACCAGCGCTCCTCGGGCCAGCTTCATGACGGCCGGCAGACGCACATCGGCTGGACCGCCAAGGAAATCGTGCTGCCGACGGTGCCCAATTCGAAGGCGAGTGGGGCGATAATTCGCGTCGCGGGCATCACCGGACGCATCCGGGGCATGAAACACAAGCGTCCTGATGGCCAGTCGGTGCGCCCCTCGCTCGTTCTCATCGACGACCCGCAGACGGATGAGTCGGCGCGATCGCCCTCGCAGTGCAATACCCGCGAGCGCATTCTCGCCGGCGCCATCCTCGGCCTGGCCGGCCCGGGCAAGAAGATCGCCGGTCTCATGACCATCACCGTGGTGCGCCCGGACGACATGGCGGATCGACTTCTCGATCGGGAGAAGCACCCGCAGTGGCAGGGTGAACGGACTCGCATGGTGTACGCGTTCCCGACCCGGGAGGCCCTGTGGGCCAAATACGCGGAAATCCGCGCCGACGGGCTGCGCCATGACGCGGGAATCGCCGCCGCGACTGCGTTCTATCGCCAACACCAAGCGGAAATGGATCAAGGCGCTGAGATTGCCTGGCCGGCGCGGTTCAATCACGATGAAGCCTCCGCGATCCAGCATGCGATGAATCTCAAGCTCCAGGACGAGGCGGCCTTCTGGGCGGAGTACCAGAACGACCCGCTACCCGAGGAGCAGGCGGACGAAGATCTGCTCAGCGCGGATCAGATTGCCGCGAAGACCAACGGCATGCGCCGTGGCGAGATCCCGATCGGTTGTTCGCATCTGACGATGTTCATTGACGTGCAGGAAAAGTGCCTGTTCTGGCTCGTGGCCGCGTGGGAGGGCGACTTCACGGGCCATGTCGTCGATTACGGCACCGAGCCGGACCAGAAGGCGGGGTATTTCACGTTGCGGGAGGTGAGGCGGACGCTGGCGATGGCCGCGCCACGCGCCGGGCTCGAAGGCGCCATCTACACCGGTCTGGAGCGAATCACAGCGGCGCTGCTTGGACGGGAGTGGAAGCGCGATGACGGCGCCATGGTGCGTATCGACCGCTGTCTGGTCGATGCGAACTGGGGCGCTTCAACCGACGTGGTGTACCAATTCTGCCGACAATCCGCCTACGCGAATGTGATGTTGCCTTCGCACGGACGCTATGTCGGCGCTTCGAGCATCCCTTTCAGCGAATACAAGCGCAAACGGAGCGACCGTGTCGGGCTGAACTGGCGCATTCCCAATGTAGCCGGCCGCCGCGCCGTGCGCCACGTGCTCTTCGACACGAACTACTGGAAATCCTTCATCCATGCCCGCCTGGCGGTGCCGATGGGCGATCCCGGCTGCGTGTC
This window contains:
- a CDS encoding phage terminase large subunit family protein, which encodes MAIDPRTLRPSEICRLLNSTPLGEVISERQLHRHRSRAGYRIGDGKTVDLLRYTAWLVAERHARLNAAASMAAEAPHARGDRPMQHDLPNSFAGREIFALVEVADVHRRARCEGSFRAFCETYFPQTFSLPWSEDHLKVIEKIEKAVLEGGLFAMAMPRGSGKTTLCEIACLWAILIGAREFVALIGADEEHAANMLDSIKAELENNELLLTDFPEVLFPIHSLEGIHQRSSGQLHDGRQTHIGWTAKEIVLPTVPNSKASGAIIRVAGITGRIRGMKHKRPDGQSVRPSLVLIDDPQTDESARSPSQCNTRERILAGAILGLAGPGKKIAGLMTITVVRPDDMADRLLDREKHPQWQGERTRMVYAFPTREALWAKYAEIRADGLRHDAGIAAATAFYRQHQAEMDQGAEIAWPARFNHDEASAIQHAMNLKLQDEAAFWAEYQNDPLPEEQADEDLLSADQIAAKTNGMRRGEIPIGCSHLTMFIDVQEKCLFWLVAAWEGDFTGHVVDYGTEPDQKAGYFTLREVRRTLAMAAPRAGLEGAIYTGLERITAALLGREWKRDDGAMVRIDRCLVDANWGASTDVVYQFCRQSAYANVMLPSHGRYVGASSIPFSEYKRKRSDRVGLNWRIPNVAGRRAVRHVLFDTNYWKSFIHARLAVPMGDPGCVSLFGRKPEPHRLIAEHLTSEYRVKTEGRGRTVDEWKLRLSGADNHWLDCIVGCAVAASMQGAVLYGTDVQRAPRRRIRLSDLQGGRR